The Cydia amplana chromosome 21, ilCydAmpl1.1, whole genome shotgun sequence genome includes a window with the following:
- the LOC134658236 gene encoding uncharacterized protein LOC134658236 — protein sequence MAENKTDVNIKPPKQFLINANEDVAKAWKLWLQQFEWYAIATNLEEKKPTVQVAVFMACIGPDAVVIYNTFNLTSDEQLQLQTIKDKFTKHFTPKINESYERYIFNTIIQKEGQPFDEFLTELKSKVKNCAYGTVEDSLIRDRIVVGVRSDSLREKLLAEQDLTLQKTIDLSRSAEQVKMQVKTMKQAPTVDAVTWNSKNTNIKKKEDNTNMNNNKKKEDKSEETFHCGRCDTMHGRRNCPAFKKICLRCNRRNHLTKCCKIKTVDSLLQNDEYDSEDGFMVSSIDNDDDVGKEDWFEPLTLPNGVTVMFKLDSGSRCNVITREIMDRTKSHLSPSTTRYLTSYSKHKMQVLGEAKLMTISKGQQNLIKYYVVNENVSPILGRKTCEKLNLVKRIDAITINDDLFEGIGCLKQYKYDIDLVDNPKLPICPARKIPHTIRQKVKDELDSMVEQKIIKPVTTPTPAVSPMVVVKKNDKIRLCLDPSDINKNLKRRHYPLNTLEEIAARIHGSKWFTLLDCRKGFWQLKVTPRTSEYLTFSTPFGRYSCLRMPFGLASAPEVFQQVMSSLLADLENTEVSMDDVLLHAASKDELEKTTHKVLEKFRNAGLKLNKEKCVFSRQEVKFLGHIVTSEGLKPDPEKIETITKIKRPENIKELQRFLGLITYLSKFIKNMADITSPLRQLLHKDVEWVWDQPQEEAFTKLKELLKNPPVLGFYDPQAPILLSVDSSSYACGGVMIQKEKPIAYCAKSFTKTEQGYSQLEKEANAILVACKKFHNYIWGCKDLTIESDHKPLETIFKKPLTSAPPRLQRMLYQILPYNPKVTYKKGSEMYVADTLSRDCEKLTCEDVNSENLQICAIVPFSKNRREEIKQEIENSTCAKVQKDNPMEPIVTQTAPERPWSLVATDLFHLKGKDYIVIADGYSGFFDLKELKRVTSLDIIDNLKSWFATFGIPDILLTDGGKQYDCQEFRQFRKEWNFEHRISSPHFPRSNGLSERYVQEAKNLMKKCMEDNTDLQLALLHHRNTPRLDLGSPAQRMFNRRTKTLLPTNSKLFIPKIIRNVTKQLQNIKEGEKKYADRGKKVNKEFVSNENVMLRKGHQNWVPAKIVTEEGHRAYKVETDDGAIYKRNSWHLKPTANSTELATEAPEPGTEDPDTVGQPSSIDQSPVPVGQPSPISPAKPTLTVQSPERPLLTAPQTRSTRSGRLVITPARYR from the exons atggctgaaAATAAAACAGACGTTAATATAAAGCCGCCTAAGCAATTCTTAATAAACGCCAATGAAGATGTTGCTAAGGCGTGGAAGTTGTGGCTGCAGCAATTTGAGTGGTATGCCATAGCTACAAACCtagaagaaaaaaaaccaaCCGTGCAAGTGGCAGTATTCATGGCATGTATCGGACCTGACGCGGTGGTTATATACAATACGTTCAATCTTACAAGTGATGAGCAGTTACAATTACAAACCATTAAAGACAAATTTACAAAGCACTTCACTCCAAAGATCAACGAATCATATGAAAGGTATATATTTAATACCATAATACAAAAAGAGGGCCAACCATTTGATGAATTTCTCACAGAACTTAAAAGTAAAGTGAAAAATTGTGCATATGGTACTGTAGAGGACAGCCTAATTCGTGACAGAATTGTAGTAGGAGTAAGGAGCGACTCCCTTAGAGAGAAGTTGTTAGCTGAACAAGACCTTACACTGCAGAAAACAATTGACCTCAGCCGCTCAGCGGAGCAAGTCAAAATGCAAGTAAAAACTATGAAGCAGGCTCCTACTGTAGATGCGGTTACCTGGAACAGtaaaaacacaaatattaaGAAAAAAGAAGACAACACcaatatgaataataataagaaaaaagaAGATAAAAGTGAAGAGACATTTCATTGTGGTAGATGTGACACTATGCATGGCCGGAGAAATTGTCCTGCTTTTAAGAAAATATGCCTGAGATGTAACCGAAGAAACCATCTCACCAaatgttgtaaaataaaaactgtgGATTCGCTTCTCCAGAATGATGAATATGATAGTGAAGACGGATTCATGGTGTCATCAatagataatgatgatgatgtgggTAAAGAAGACTGGTTTGAGCCATTAACCTTACCTAATGGAGTCACAGTGATGTTCAAACTGGATTCAGGCAGCCGGTGCAATGTCATTACCCGAGAAATAATGGATAGAACAAAATCACATCTCAGTCCATCGACAACCAGATATCTGACATCCTATTCAAAGCATAAGATGCAAGTCTTAGGCGAAGCCAAACTGATGACTATTAGTAAAGGACAGCAAAACTTGATTAAATACTATGTTGTTAATGAAAATGTGTCACCAATTCTTGGCAGGAAAACAtgtgaaaaattaaatttagtcAAGAGAATTGATGCTATTACAATAAATGATGACTTGTTTGAAGGAATTGGTTGCCTGAAACAGTACAAATATGATATCGATTTAGTAGACAATCCAAAGTTACCAATATGCCCGGCACGTAAAATTCCCCACACCATAAGACAAAAAGTAAAAGATGAGTTGGATAGCATGGTGGaacagaaaataattaaacCAGTGACAACGCCTACACCAGCTGTTTCACCTATGGTTGTGGTGAAGAAAAATGACAAAATAAGACTGTGCCTAGATCCCTCAGatataaacaaaaatttaaaaagaagACATTACCCACTTAATACTCTGGAAGAAATTGCTGCCAGAATTCATGGCTCGAAATGGTTCACACTGCTAGACTGTAGAAAAGGATTTTGGCAACTGAAAGTGACACCCCGCACATCAGAGTATCTCACATTCAGTACACCATTTGGAAGATATTCTTGCTTAAGAATGCCCTTCGGGTTGGCATCAGCTCCAGAAGTCTTCCAGCAAGTTATGAGCTCACTCTTAGCAGACTTGGAAAATACAGAGGTGTCAATGGATGATGTACTTCTACATGCTGCATCTAAAGATGAATTAGAGAAGACTACACATAAAGTACTGGAAAAGTTTAGAAATGCAGGTCTTAAACTTAATAAGGAAAAGTGCGTATTCAGTAGACAAGAAGTCAAATTTCTGGGCCACATAGTAACTAGCGAAGGCTTAAAGCCCGACCCGGAAAAAATAGAAACCATCACAAAAATCAAGAGACCGGAAAATATAAAAGAATTGCAACGGTTTCTAggattaattacctacttgtcaaaattcataaaaaatatggcAGACATTACCAGCCCCCTCAGACAATTATTACACAAAGATGTAGAATGGGTTTGGGATCAACCACAAGAAGAGGCGTTCACCAAATTAAAAGAGCTGTTAAAAAACCCACCTGTTCTGGGATTTTATGATCCTCAAGCGCCAATTTTGCTCTCAGTTGATTCTAGTAGTTATGCCTGTGGTGGTGTAATGATTCAAAAAGAAAAACCTATTGCCTACTGTGCTAAATCTTTCACTAAAACTGAGCAAGGCTACAGTCAATTGGAAAAAGAGGCCAATGCGATCTTAGTGGCTTGTAAAAAATTCCATAACTATATCTGGGGCTGCAAGGACTTGACAATAGAATCTGATCATAAACCTTTGGAAACAATTTTCAAAAAACCACTTACCAGTGCACCACCAAGACTGCAAAGAATGTTATACCAGATTTTGCCATATAATCCCAAGGTGACATATAAAAAGGGTTCGGAGATGTATGTAGCCGACACTTTGAGTCGAGATTGTGAGAAGCTAACCTGCGAAGATGTTAACTCAGAAAACTTGCAAATATGTGCGATTGTGCCATTTTCAAAAAACCGTAGAGAAGAAATCAAACAAGAAATTGAAAATAGCA CATGTGCAAAAGTACAAAAAGATAATCCAATGGAGCCTATTGTTACACAAACAGCACCAGAACGCCCTTGGAGTCTCGTGGCAAcggatttatttcatttgaaAGGCAAAGACTATATAGTGATAGCAGATGGCTACTCAGGTTTCTTTGACCTTAAGGAACTGAAAAGAGTTACCAGCCTTGACATAATTGACAATCTGAAATCTTGGTTTGCGACATTTGGAATTCCAGATATACTATTGACTGATGGTGGTAAACAATATGACTGCCAAGAGTTTAGACAATTCAGAAAGGAATGGAACTTTGAACACAGAATATCAAGTCCACACTTTCCACGCTCCAACGGATTATCGGAACGCTATGTTCAAGAAGCTAAAAACTTaatgaaaaaatgtatggaagacAACACAGACTTACAATTAGCGTTACTGCATCACAGGAACACACCCAGACTAGATCTTGGGTCACCAGCACAAAGGATGTTTAATAGAAGGACTAAAACCTTACTTCCTACAAACAGTAAACTCTTTATACCAAAAATAATAAGAAATGTCACtaaacaattacaaaatattaaagaagGAGAAAAGAAATATGCAGACAGAGGAAAAAAGGTAAATAAAGAGTTTGTGAGTAATGAAAATGTGATGCTACGAAAAGGTCATCAAAACTGGGTCCCAGCAAAAATAGTGACAGAAGAAGGCCACCGAGCCTATAAAGTAGAAACTGATGATGGTGCAATTTATAAAAGAAACTCCTGGCACCTAAAACCGACAGCCAATTCTACAGAGCTGGCCACAGAAGCCCCAGAGCCAGGAACAGAAGATCCAGACACTGTTGGACAGCCATCATCTATAGACCAGTCACCAGTCCCTGTAGGGCAGCCGTCACCCATTTCACCAGCAAAACCCACACTGACTGTGCAGAGTCCAGAACGGCCGCTGCTGACAGCTCCTCAAACTAGAAGTACTCGCAGTGGGCGGCTAGTGATCACGCCTGCTAGATATCGCTGA